A portion of the Marinobacter alexandrii genome contains these proteins:
- a CDS encoding PadR family transcriptional regulator, which yields MRKGILEFCILHIISRGEVYASDMLEELTSAKIMVVEGTLYPLLTRLRKAGLVDYKWVESKSGPPRKYYTLTKEGDEFLSGLDQTWTELVSSTKKIIAKKNTKK from the coding sequence ATGAGGAAGGGAATCCTGGAATTTTGCATTTTGCATATAATTTCCAGGGGTGAGGTTTATGCTTCCGACATGCTTGAGGAGTTAACCTCAGCAAAGATCATGGTGGTAGAGGGAACTCTGTATCCACTTCTGACTAGATTACGAAAAGCAGGTCTGGTAGATTACAAGTGGGTGGAGTCAAAATCCGGGCCACCCAGAAAGTATTATACACTTACCAAGGAAGGCGATGAATTCCTAAGCGGTCTGGATCAAACATGGACAGAACTGGTTTCTTCCACCAAAAAAATTATCGCGAAAAAAAACACGAAGAAGTGA